In the genome of Dromiciops gliroides isolate mDroGli1 chromosome 1, mDroGli1.pri, whole genome shotgun sequence, the window GCAGAACTGGGGGCATCAAGGTGACCCTAGCTTGTGACCATATTTATAGGTTCCCTGGGCTGCTTTCCCCAACTCCCATGAACCAGTCCCCACACCAGCAAGGCAGGGTCCAACAGTCAGGCAAGCACAGgttagacagacaggcagacacatCAATAAGGCAAGGTCCCAGAGTTATCTAAGCACAGATAGGCAGATAGCACCAGTGAAGCAGGGTATGGAGAGCCAACCAAGCATAggacagacacatatacacacagatatttgGTAGACAGCACTATTGAGGCAGGGTCCAAGAACTGGCAGAGAACAGACAGATAAGAGAAGCAGGAAGATTCAGTTTTCAAACCTACCTTTGAGAAGGTGAAACACTAAAAAACAGGAGGGGGCAGTGGACgtggaattaaagaaaaaaatgagacagatAGGAAAAGATTAGCAATAAGTCCCTAAATCCACTGTAAGTTCTTTGCAATAGGCCTAAAGAGAAAGATGTAAACATATTACTTGTTGAACATAGATCATCCCCTAGTCATAGGCAAGGATGGCCCCCCATAGTATAGGAATTTAACCCTCAGGGACCTACAAGCACAGCAATGGTGACTTTCTAGACAGTGTCTTTAAGGGAGGAACATGGTTTGGTTAAGAAACAACAGGGAGTATAGTAATGGGACCCAGACTTTGAAGGCCACTGATGTACTCTAGTAGTTTCAGTAGCTTCTAACTAGCCTGAAAGACACTTCACAGTCTGTAAACAATGACTGAAGTTACCTTGGACTTTCCCCTAGAAACCAGTCCCATCTCTCAAGCCCAAATTAACTTTAAGTCCCCAGACAGAAGGGATGAGTCAAAGGTTGTCCATAGTCTCcttttgccccacccccaccttcctcCCACAGATGAGATATATGACCTTTGGGTTGTCACCCTCATAAAAAGAATAAACTTTTAATGATTTTGATTTAGAAGGGCCTTGGGACTGAATGGGAAGATACCCAATAGTCTTTAGGCTTGCTAAGAGAAGGACATTGAAATAAACTCAGAGCCCAGATACACAGACAAGATCATTTCATATGTGCCTACCATTCCTCATACAAGCTCAAGCTTCCTGTGTTCAGTATATAGATATTGGTGTCACACTCCCCAATATGTCAACCTACCCTTATTTGAGAGGAAATGGGAGAGGACGAAAAAGGCTGCCCTTGGCTTTGAGGCATGGACTAAGGAGCCAAATCAACTACCTCACCTCTTATGCTTGACAGTGATGCCTTTCTGCTTCAGAGCTGTCTCATTGGCCATATGCAAGAGCTGGATCTCCTTCCTGGAGAAGAGACGGATGGCAAAGGATTTGTCCAGTAGCTTCTCAGGGGATACTGTCTTATCAATGTCTTTGACAAACATACGGATATCGTGCTTCACATTGTCTGTTTCCACAGGCTGCGCAGCTCTTGCTTTGCAATAGAACTTGAGAATTGCCAAAGCAACTCTGTAGAGCACCTTGTAACCCTCAACCAGGAATACATCAAAGACTCGGGCAAAGTAATTGAGTGGCAGATCCCCAAAGAGCCACCGATGCCAGTCACAGTAGACCTGCAATACATCCTctgacaattctaccaacagtctGTGGGCTGCCTGGCAGTATTTGTTAACAAGGTCCCCAAATGTCatacaagaagactcaaaggCAAGGAAGCTCTGGTCAATAAACCTCTTGCTGGGGTCATTGCAAGCCAACATATGACAGGTTTTCTCAAAACACTCTGCTTCATCAATGCTATAGTGCAGAAGTAGAGCAACAATGGCTGGAAGTGTTGGGCAAAAGGAAATGTCAGGAAACTGGTTAGCAATACACAAGAGGATCTTTCGAACAGCTTCTTCTCCCTGTGCATTCAGGCAATAGCTTGGGACCAGACTATTGTCCACAAACTCGGGCAGAGGGAGGTTAGTGCTGGTGTGTTTGCCCACAATCTTTCCCACAATGTCACTGTACACACTGGCATCTGGTGTGACTGTTCGACATGGAATGTCCTCAATCAGCTTCTGGTAAATCTTCCCCCTGAGAGTGTAGCTTCGGGACCAATAGCCCTGGCGAGCCAACTGTTTTATCTCCTGGAAGTCTGTGCTTATCATCTCCTTGGGTCCTTGGTCTGGGAGCATAAGTTCCATCTTCTCTGGATCCACAAAGCGGTTGTACTCTGGAGCATCCATGACTGAGAGAAGTTCCACAACAGAGGTAGTAGGGGGAATGGCCTTATCTTAGTAGCACAGCCTTgcacctggagaagaaaaaacaaaggctCTAAAACTCCACCCATCTTAGAGATTTTTCTATTTGCCCCACTGTAGAGCCCACATATTTGGGGGGAATTTTTAAAGTCTTGAAGATAGGGTTTGTTTATTTAAATGTCAgatgtttaaaaacatttaaaaataaagatggctttaaaatgagattttaaaccTCATAGATCTCCTTATGAATATAGATAACTATGAAGTCATAAAGTATTTGGTACAGTATATTTTGAATAAAATAGGACTGGAACTagtttatttcattggtataaaagAACTCCCAAGCGagaaaactctctttaccaatTCTTAGTCAATATCGTTCTCTGCAACCTTATAGTCTTAGATAAGTGTGCCTATCAACACTGataggttaaatggcttgtctaaAGTTTATAAGTTAGTATTGACGAGAAGAAGGaccttaaactcagatcttctgagaCGTTCAAGtctagttctctatctactatatacaCTACCTCCCATATTTATGAAAAATTTCCTAAAAAGTGCTAGCAGCAAGTCACAACAAAAGGATTACCACAGTCTCCTCCACAGGTAATTGaggaaaaccaaagaaaatacCTCTACTTGATTGAGTATAAAAAATTTCATTAGGCAAAAAGATGCTTAAGTTAGTTTGTAAACTGAAACATTAACTTTAATTGTGCTGGGGGGGTAAATGATTTGACATTCAACCAGTTGAGTATATAACATCTAGATGTGGAACATTAAAGTATACTGAACTTTGGGAGCATATAGATGGATTTCAAATTAGATTGATCAAATGACCTTTGTTTAACTTCTATCACACTTGGTATAGATTTAGTTCTTTCTTTATTCCATTCAGGAGCTCTACTTCTGTGAATAATGAAGCAGTTACTTTTGGCCTAGGAATTATAGAATCACATATATAGTTGGAAGGAGCTTTTGgagtaaaacaaaacagaaaactaaAGAGATTATTAGTGTCAGTTTCCAAACTATGGATGTTGTTGCTGGATATAACATGCTCACTCATACAGTGATGAGAAGACAGCTGAGCTTTGCCTTATCTGTTTCTGCacagaaaataaagcctttatctCTTAAAAGGTAAAGTTTCAGGTAGGAGATGTAGACAATTATCACTACTCTTTCCTTAACCCCtaataatttggttttgttttttgtccccCATGCAGCTGAAACTGTTATCTTCAAAGTCACCAATAACTTctttaattaccaaatctaataGTTTCTTCTCCACCCTCACACTCCTTGACCTTTCTGGAGCATGAGCCTATTGACCTCAGCCCTGTTTTCTGTGTTTTCTCCAAAGGCAATCTCATCTACTCTTATGGCTTCAATTATGACCTTGAAGTAGCTAACTCCAAAATGCATATATTCACTCTGACCTCTACCCTGAGTTTAGGTCCCGTATCTCCAAATGCTTTGTAATTACCTCCAGCTGGATGTCCCAATATCTGAACCTTACCACTTCTAAGATgaaattttttatgtttttgctgTAGGTTAATTATTAGCCAAATATTAAGTTCTATATGTTAGCTAGGTGCCTTACAGACATTATCACCTCATTTGGGTCTCACAACAAGAAGTTAGGTATTTtgatatcattctcattttagagtTAACAAAAatcaggctcagagagattaagtgacttgtctatggttattcagctagtgtcagagatagaatctgaactcaggtcttcctgatagcCTCTCCAGGACTCATTCCTTCCATTATGCCACTCTGTCTATCCTAACATGTTTATTTTCAGGACTTTAAGAGCTCATCTGTGGATCTTAATAGATACAGATTGCAAGCCATCTATGCCTCCTTACCTATGCAATTCTCGTCTGTGTTCTTGCCTAAGTCTTCCATAAAATATCTACCCAGTGCTGTCTTTTACTATTTCAGTCACACCAATATAACATTCAGACTATTCATCTGATGCTCTCCATACATAACAACTCTACGTTCTTTCTGTTCACACATAATCCTGTTGTCTTTGACTCTACTTGCTTGTAAGTCACCACGGGTAATATGCCTCAAGTATCAACAccaattatatgatttttatattgtctattaGATGAAGTATACCCTTTTGATTATTGATAATGTAGGTATTAGTCTTAATTTGTTACCATCATATCACTGGGAtaaaaaagttttatataaaacGTTGCTTTGGCGGGAGGGCAGCCaagggtggagcagtggataaagcacccggcccAGGATTTcagtgaggacctgagttctaatcccagggcctcaggacacttgacactatactagctgtgtgaccctgggccagtcctcttacccctcattgccccccccccacaccaaataaaaccaaataaCATGTGCTTTGGCATCAGGGTAGCCTTGCTCTATCAAATGGCATTTGTACAGTTTTCCAAATATGACCTAGcaccttttcatttattcaacatgGGTTTATTAAGTT includes:
- the TBC1D24 gene encoding TBC1 domain family member 24 isoform X1, which codes for MDAPEYNRFVDPEKMELMLPDQGPKEMISTDFQEIKQLARQGYWSRSYTLRGKIYQKLIEDIPCRTVTPDASVYSDIVGKIVGKHTSTNLPLPEFVDNSLVPSYCLNAQGEEAVRKILLCIANQFPDISFCPTLPAIVALLLHYSIDEAECFEKTCHMLACNDPSKRFIDQSFLAFESSCMTFGDLVNKYCQAAHRLLVELSEDVLQVYCDWHRWLFGDLPLNYFARVFDVFLVEGYKVLYRVALAILKFYCKARAAQPVETDNVKHDIRMFVKDIDKTVSPEKLLDKSFAIRLFSRKEIQLLHMANETALKQKGITVKHKSVSPSQRQFVHLAVHAENFQSDIVTVKEMRDIWSWLPERFALCRPLLIFSTMQHGYSLTRLFYHCDGHEPTLLLLKTTEKEVCGAYLSTDWRDRNKFGGKLSFFGTGECFVFRLKPKVQRYVWVVIKHPELVKNPSLDASTSGLQFTHTTSADPSRRLSPFLAARHFNLPSKAESMFMAGSNDCIIIGGGGGQALYIDGDLNRGRTGHCDTFNNEPLCSENFLISSLEVWGFWNADIQE
- the TBC1D24 gene encoding TBC1 domain family member 24 isoform X2 codes for the protein MDAPEYNRFVDPEKMELMLPDQGPKEMISTDFQEIKQLARQGYWSRSYTLRGKIYQKLIEDIPCRTVTPDASVYSDIVGKIVGKHTSTNLPLPEFVDNSLVPSYCLNAQGEEAVRKILLCIANQFPDISFCPTLPAIVALLLHYSIDEAECFEKTCHMLACNDPSKRFIDQSFLAFESSCMTFGDLVNKYCQAAHRLLVELSEDVLQVYCDWHRWLFGDLPLNYFARVFDVFLVEGYKVLYRVALAILKFYCKARAAQPVETDNVKHDIRMFVKDIDKTVSPEKLLDKSFAIRLFSRKEIQLLHMANETALKQKGITVKHKRQFVHLAVHAENFQSDIVTVKEMRDIWSWLPERFALCRPLLIFSTMQHGYSLTRLFYHCDGHEPTLLLLKTTEKEVCGAYLSTDWRDRNKFGGKLSFFGTGECFVFRLKPKVQRYVWVVIKHPELVKNPSLDASTSGLQFTHTTSADPSRRLSPFLAARHFNLPSKAESMFMAGSNDCIIIGGGGGQALYIDGDLNRGRTGHCDTFNNEPLCSENFLISSLEVWGFWNADIQE